ACGGCTTTGCGAGCTTCCACAAAATTACAAGATGCATTTAGTTCATCCCACACTGAACTTATTGTACAATTCTGGAGCAACTGGCCATAATGCAGCACAATTCCATCATTGTGAAAATTAAGTTCCTGTAAACACTCAATTAGTTAATACCACATTAGTATGACCATCATCAGCGAATGTGTATCCTTACTTTTATCTCCTCAGGACTTCGTTGGAGTTCTGTAGCCATGTGGTGAATCCAATTCTCTGCTATCAGCATTCCTTGTGGACCACCAAAACCTCGGAAAGCAGTGTTACTTGGGAAGTTTGTAAAGCATACTTGCCCACTGACTCTGATGTTTGATATATCATAGACATTGTCTGAATGAAACATAGCACGCTCCAGAACTGAAAGGGACAGATCAAGGGAATTACCACCATTGTTATAAATTTCAAGGTCTACGGCCAGTATCTTCCCATCATTGGTAAATCCCACCTAAAAGATCAATAGGAAGTTAGGCAATCccaaaagtaaaaaaagaacaaaaaaaaagtcagtGTTGGCCATATACGAGCATTCACTGGTTAACCTTATATTTCCCAAGGAAACTGTGCCTCTGTCCAGTTGTTATCATGTCAATATCTCTGTCCAAAATAAGCTTTACTGGCCTTCTTAAACAATAAGAGGGTACAGATGCTGCCGCAGCAAATATTGCTGATCTGGTTTCTTTTCCACCAAATCCACCACCAATACGCTTAGTCTTGCAAACAACTTTTGATAGTGGAAGACCAAGAACATTAGCAACATACTTTTGATTCTTCTGGGGAGCCTTGATATAAAGAACATTTTGTCAAATGATATTGATTGTACAATTAGTCTAATAGAAAAATCATGGCATGAAACTGGTAGCAACACAAAAGGAAAACTACAAACTACAATCCCAAAAGCTCTTCGTTCCTGAGACTGTAAGATAAGTAGCCCAAGTAGCCTCACAAATATAAGGGCAGCAAATATAATGTACTACCAAACTAAAGAATAAAGTGAAATAAAAGCATTTTATCATGACTTCAATATGCATTTAGTATGGAATAGTTCTGTTGGTGCTCCATCATATATTAATGTGACAATTGCCTTTTGTGTTTTGTTTTGTCCTGTTCTGTGTAAATCTATCCTGCACCTCATTTTCATATGTTTAGCCTCAATGTACATAAGGTAATTGATGATCATAGTTTACCTAGTTTGACTGCACACAACCCCAAAAGACACCtttttgtgactggagggagtatgtCAAGATCACACCACCAATATGAGGGCAAGGAGAGAATTTGCAAAAATAATTATGTCAGGACAACGACAGACAAGGCAGTTTCCACGTGCTCATCACATCAGGCTATAACAAGGGCAAGTGGCAGTTTTGAGACCCACCATggcgcagcagcagcatgccacCTGGTTGGTCGCATTGTGGTCGAAAGTATGGCCAAAACTGCAATGGTCCTTAACCAAGACAAGAAAAATCTGTCTTGCTCAATGTGACTGATCACACTTCTCTTCCATCGAAAACAGATAAAAAGAATGTGCTGGAATTCAACGATATATGAATTACGGGCAGTAGAATAGACATGAttaattattttgtaattaAAAACTAACAATTTGTGGGATTGAGTATCCATTATGGGTGTGTGCAAAACCTAAATTTCTCATAAATGAAGACTAACATGAAAATGGACAACGACAGGAGCTAGTCATCGCCCTACCAAACCAGAAGCACCTGTTACAATGGGACCCACCAACTGTGGCAGTTTCTGCCCTGCCCCTTGGCCAGACACTATTTGAACAGTAACAGGTGACGTGTATAGGTACAACCTTCCCAGCCTGTGGCAGTCCACTATGAAGCTACTTTTGCAATATCTCCAGGTAGGAGATTGATTTAGATATTCCTAATTATCTAGGTTATTTGTTAAAAAAGCTCACTATTTGGGCATGCAACCACATTGACACCTATGTCTCACATCGTGAATTTAAATCTCCAAAGAAAGAGCATACTTGAGTAGATGAGACCATATGAATTTCATTTCCAGAATCAACTGGCCAGACAAGAGTGCCTTGAGGTTCCATATAGAAATGCTCTTGACCTCCAACCTGAACTTTTCCTGATATAATTCTGTCACATGCACCGGACAGAAAACATTGTTCAACATCACCTTTTACAAGGCATCTCTTGGTATTTGGATGAAAACTTCCAGTCTTGACAGCTTCCTCTATTGACAAAATTGCTGGCAGCTCAGAATACTCGATATGTACTTTGTTGGCAGCATTTTTTGCATTATCATGGGTATCAGCTACAATGATTCCAACGATCTGTCAACGAGAAGAAAGAGATCTAACCAACAAATTACCAAAATTGTGGGATTTCACCAACTCCTAAGTAATACCGAAATCAGTGACATTGCAAAAAATATCAGATCAAGCAGATACCTGACCAACACAAGTAACAACATCTGACGCAAAAACCTCCTCATCATGGATAATTGGTCCAGTATGGTTAGCACCAGGCACATCTTTTGAAAGGAACAGACCAGCAAACCCAGGGGATGATTTGGCAAGTGAATCATCAATAGATAATATGCGAGCATGAGCCTTCTTACTTAGCACCAGAGCAGCATGCAAAGTATTGGGGGGTGTCGGTGTGTCATCGGTGTACTCAGCCTCACCAGTGACCTAGCATAGTGGAGGATATTGCAAAAgaagaaaatcaaatgaaagaACATAACATACACATGATATGGCAAACATTTttaatagaaataaaaaaaactcgaccgacctaggaggaactagatggcattatattaagaagaaataggcacccAAATTCGAGTTAAAGAGGACTCAAATCTGGGTGGTAGGGGTGTACACCACACCTCCCACCAACTGAGCTAGGCTCAGTTCCTTAGGGGCAAGGAAATGGATGTTGTAGAAACTTAGGGGCATGTCTGTTTCTCTTGCCTACCTTACCCAACAAGGTTAGTGAGCTGTGGGAAATAAGTGGTTTTGGTTTGCCAGGAGTTTCCTTACTTATGAAAGAGAGCCAATTGGCTCTCCACCAGCACAGATTTCCTTGCCCACTAGCAAGGCTAGGCTATGCAAAACAGAGAAACTAAGCGTGCCTTCAGTCCAGCACTAGATGaataaaatgaagagaataaAGGGAAGGTCAAAATTATTTGGCTATTCAAGCACCAGATGaataaaatgaagagaataaaatgataattattcagaCTTCTTATTAACCAGCTGCGTTAAAATAGCAAATTGTAGACATAGAGGTGTCAACTGTCAAGTGAGTAACAGCATAGGAcaagaggaaaaaaatattttgaagctTGCAAAGAGTGCAGAAACGGAGCACCTGATGAGATAGATCCTAGTGCTGCGCTTTTCAAAACACATCTACAATGTAGAGAACCAAAAATGACTACgcatttgcattgcatgtaCTGTTTACCATTTCTTGTTCTCCACAGTATGGATTAATTTGATATTGAAGTTTAGCTGGTATGCACATATTGCATATGTACTAGCACAAATCTGTATTGCAACTTAATAATTTTTGGTGTATGTGGTTATTTTCTGACGAGGTATCTCGTAGCTTGATTAGGGGTGAGTGGCGTGATGAAGCACCCCTACCAATTCGTAGATGCCTTGAACTTGATTGTAACTCTGATATACCATGAGTAATGAAAGCTCTTTGATCTCAAAAAAATAACGAGGTAGCTAAAAGTATAGATCTACTGAACCTCTGTTGCTAGATACTACAGGATGTACACAGTTTGTCATACTCCTTAGGGAAGCGGATTCACCAGACTGGTTGTTTGATTTGTCAATGTGAACCAAAACGGAATGGCATAGATAAAAATTTGGATTATGTACAATGCTTGTAGTACCTGAAGCATAGCTGACATATGAACCATTGGCTGGCCCACAGAAGTTCCTTGCCTGACCAGTTCATAGCCTTGAGTTCCAACAGTAACAGGCCTACTGTAAGACTGTATAGCTGATAGCTGAGCTGCATGCAATCCTTCCTCTAACAATCCTTTTATGTTCATTTCATGAGTAACAGAAAGgaaaaatttgaaaaagaaaCTCAAAGTAAGCGATCTGCGAAATTCAACCATTCCACCAGGTGCATTCTCTGATAGAGGGATGTCTTCTTTCAACAAATTGAAGGTGTCATCCAACAATCCAGAGTCCCACTTCTTTCCAGTAAGAAATTTTTCTGCTTTTGAAGCACTAAGTGGAACTGCAGCAACCCCTCCATACACAATGGAAACATCAGATATTATCTGATTCCCTTCAGCTTCTCTTAAATACACACGCATTCCAGCATTCACTAAAGCAATGTCATCCTCCCTTCTATGTGCCTGTTTAAATTCTTTGACATATTCAAAAGGCCTTGTCCATGGTAGTATAACAGAAAGCAATATTTCATCAGGTTTCATATCAACTTTACGGTAGCCAAGAAAGAAATCTTTTGCAAGGGTAGTTCTAACATTGCTGTTCACATCAATTATCTGGAATTTTGCGCCTGTAGCCATCCAAAGTGGATTTAGGTCTGATATTGGACTAGCTGTACAAATGTTACCACCAACAGAAGCAACATTCCTGATTTGTGTTCCTGCAAACCATTTTAGCTGCCGTACTATTGCCTGGCAAGAAGAAGTTTCATGCAATTCACATTCGGCAATAacttttttaaagaaattttgAAGCTGTGCAAGTCTTACAGCAGAACCAATTTGTATGCCATCTTCTTTCACTTTGAGAATATTAAGCTCTGGAACATGAGTAACTGAGATCATGACCTTATACAGGGCATTTTTTAACTTTGTTTCAACTCCCACTTCGGTGTTACCAATGATAAGCTTTGCATCCGGGTAGCAAGATTTCAAATGTAGTACTTGCTTTAGTTTAAGAGGTCTATACCACCTGATCCCATTAAACCCATTCAATTTAAGTTGCATCACTTTTCTCAGCTGAAGTTCTGGGGGGAAGATGAGTTCTCTCTCATCGTATGCATTTCCATCAATTTCATTGTATGAACAAGGTGAATATCTTTTCATAGACG
The nucleotide sequence above comes from Phragmites australis chromosome 4, lpPhrAust1.1, whole genome shotgun sequence. Encoded proteins:
- the LOC133915900 gene encoding xanthine dehydrogenase isoform X2; the encoded protein is MGSLTAAAEEETAAAAAAEEWSDEAVVYVNGVRRVLPDGLAHLTLLQYLRDIGLRGTKLGCGEGGCGACTVMVSCYDRTMKKSLHFAINACLAPLYSVEGMHIITVEGIGDRQRGLHPVQECLANAHGSQCGFCTPGFVMSMYALLRSNKEPPTEHQIEDSLAGNLCRCTGYRPIIDAFRVFAKTDNLVYTNSSSVNTTGQAICPSTGKPCSCRNDTDVNVNESSLSSSMKRYSPCSYNEIDGNAYDERELIFPPELQLRKVMQLKLNGFNGIRWYRPLKLKQVLHLKSCYPDAKLIIGNTEVGVETKLKNALYKVMISVTHVPELNILKVKEDGIQIGSAVRLAQLQNFFKKVIAECELHETSSCQAIVRQLKWFAGTQIRNVASVGGNICTASPISDLNPLWMATGAKFQIIDVNSNVRTTLAKDFFLGYRKVDMKPDEILLSVILPWTRPFEYVKEFKQAHRREDDIALVNAGMRVYLREAEGNQIISDVSIVYGGVAAVPLSASKAEKFLTGKKWDSGLLDDTFNLLKEDIPLSENAPGGMVEFRRSLTLSFFFKFFLSVTHEMNIKGLLEEGLHAAQLSAIQSYSRPVTVGTQGYELVRQGTSVGQPMVHMSAMLQVTGEAEYTDDTPTPPNTLHAALVLSKKAHARILSIDDSLAKSSPGFAGLFLSKDVPGANHTGPIIHDEEVFASDVVTCVGQIVGIIVADTHDNAKNAANKVHIEYSELPAILSIEEAVKTGSFHPNTKRCLVKGDVEQCFLSGACDRIISGKVQVGGQEHFYMEPQGTLVWPVDSGNEIHMVSSTQAPQKNQKYVANVLGLPLSKVVCKTKRIGGGFGGKETRSAIFAAAASVPSYCLRRPVKLILDRDIDMITTGQRHSFLGKYKVGFTNDGKILAVDLEIYNNGGNSLDLSLSVLERAMFHSDNVYDISNIRVSGQVCFTNFPSNTAFRGFGGPQGMLIAENWIHHMATELQRSPEEIKELNFHNDGIVLHYGQLLQNCTISSVWDELNASCNFVEARKAVSSFNTNNRWRKRGIAMVPTKFGISFTTKFMNQAGALVQVYTDGTVLVTHGGVEMGQGLHTKVAQVAASSFNIPLSSVFISETSTDKVPNASPTAASASSDLYGAAVLDACQQIKARMEPIASRGTHNSFVELAQACYMERVDLSAHGFYATPDIGFDWIAGKGTPFHYFTYGAAFAEVEIDTLTGDFHTRTADIVMDLGFSINPAIDIGQIEGAFIQGLGWVAMEELKWGDDNHKWIRPGHLFTCGPGSYKIPSLNDIPLNFKVSLLKGVPNPKVLHSSKAVGEPPFFLGSAVLFAIKDAIFAARAEEGYYDWFPLHNPATPERIRMACVDCITKKFANVYYRPKLSV
- the LOC133915900 gene encoding xanthine dehydrogenase isoform X3; this encodes MHIITVEGIGDRQRGLHPVQECLANAHGSQCGFCTPGFVMSMYALLRSNKEPPTEHQIEDSLAGNLCRCTGYRPIIDAFRVFAKTDNLVYTNSSSVNTTGQAICPSTGKPCSCRNDTDVNVNESSLSSSMKRYSPCSYNEIDGNAYDERELIFPPELQLRKVMQLKLNGFNGIRWYRPLKLKQVLHLKSCYPDAKLIIGNTEVGVETKLKNALYKVMISVTHVPELNILKVKEDGIQIGSAVRLAQLQNFFKKVIAECELHETSSCQAIVRQLKWFAGTQIRNVASVGGNICTASPISDLNPLWMATGAKFQIIDVNSNVRTTLAKDFFLGYRKVDMKPDEILLSVILPWTRPFEYVKEFKQAHRREDDIALVNAGMRVYLREAEGNQIISDVSIVYGGVAAVPLSASKAEKFLTGKKWDSGLLDDTFNLLKEDIPLSENAPGGMVEFRRSLTLSFFFKFFLSVTHEMNIKGLLEEGLHAAQLSAIQSYSRPVTVGTQGYELVRQGTSVGQPMVHMSAMLQVTGEAEYTDDTPTPPNTLHAALVLSKKAHARILSIDDSLAKSSPGFAGLFLSKDVPGANHTGPIIHDEEVFASDVVTCVGQIVGIIVADTHDNAKNAANKVHIEYSELPAILSIEEAVKTGSFHPNTKRCLVKGDVEQCFLSGACDRIISGKVQVGGQEHFYMEPQGTLVWPVDSGNEIHMVSSTQAPQKNQKYVANVLGLPLSKVVCKTKRIGGGFGGKETRSAIFAAAASVPSYCLRRPVKLILDRDIDMITTGQRHSFLGKYKVGFTNDGKILAVDLEIYNNGGNSLDLSLSVLERAMFHSDNVYDISNIRVSGQVCFTNFPSNTAFRGFGGPQGMLIAENWIHHMATELQRSPEEIKELNFHNDGIVLHYGQLLQNCTISSVWDELNASCNFVEARKAVSSFNTNNRWRKRGIAMVPTKFGISFTTKFMNQAGALVQVYTDGTVLVTHGGVEMGQGLHTKVAQVAASSFNIPLSSVFISETSTDKVPNASPTAASASSDLYGAAVLDACQQIKARMEPIASRGTHNSFVELAQACYMERVDLSAHGFYATPDIGFDWIAGKGTPFHYFTYGAAFAEVEIDTLTGDFHTRTADIVMDLGFSINPAIDIGQVCTQRVKCFDIGQIEGAFIQGLGWVAMEELKWGDDNHKWIRPGHLFTCGPGSYKIPSLNDIPLNFKVSLLKGVPNPKVLHSSKAVGEPPFFLGSAVLFAIKDAIFAARAEEGYYDWFPLHNPATPERIRMACVDCITKKFANVYYRPKLSV
- the LOC133915900 gene encoding xanthine dehydrogenase isoform X1, which codes for MGSLTAAAEEETAAAAAAEEWSDEAVVYVNGVRRVLPDGLAHLTLLQYLRDIGLRGTKLGCGEGGCGACTVMVSCYDRTMKKSLHFAINACLAPLYSVEGMHIITVEGIGDRQRGLHPVQECLANAHGSQCGFCTPGFVMSMYALLRSNKEPPTEHQIEDSLAGNLCRCTGYRPIIDAFRVFAKTDNLVYTNSSSVNTTGQAICPSTGKPCSCRNDTDVNVNESSLSSSMKRYSPCSYNEIDGNAYDERELIFPPELQLRKVMQLKLNGFNGIRWYRPLKLKQVLHLKSCYPDAKLIIGNTEVGVETKLKNALYKVMISVTHVPELNILKVKEDGIQIGSAVRLAQLQNFFKKVIAECELHETSSCQAIVRQLKWFAGTQIRNVASVGGNICTASPISDLNPLWMATGAKFQIIDVNSNVRTTLAKDFFLGYRKVDMKPDEILLSVILPWTRPFEYVKEFKQAHRREDDIALVNAGMRVYLREAEGNQIISDVSIVYGGVAAVPLSASKAEKFLTGKKWDSGLLDDTFNLLKEDIPLSENAPGGMVEFRRSLTLSFFFKFFLSVTHEMNIKGLLEEGLHAAQLSAIQSYSRPVTVGTQGYELVRQGTSVGQPMVHMSAMLQVTGEAEYTDDTPTPPNTLHAALVLSKKAHARILSIDDSLAKSSPGFAGLFLSKDVPGANHTGPIIHDEEVFASDVVTCVGQIVGIIVADTHDNAKNAANKVHIEYSELPAILSIEEAVKTGSFHPNTKRCLVKGDVEQCFLSGACDRIISGKVQVGGQEHFYMEPQGTLVWPVDSGNEIHMVSSTQAPQKNQKYVANVLGLPLSKVVCKTKRIGGGFGGKETRSAIFAAAASVPSYCLRRPVKLILDRDIDMITTGQRHSFLGKYKVGFTNDGKILAVDLEIYNNGGNSLDLSLSVLERAMFHSDNVYDISNIRVSGQVCFTNFPSNTAFRGFGGPQGMLIAENWIHHMATELQRSPEEIKELNFHNDGIVLHYGQLLQNCTISSVWDELNASCNFVEARKAVSSFNTNNRWRKRGIAMVPTKFGISFTTKFMNQAGALVQVYTDGTVLVTHGGVEMGQGLHTKVAQVAASSFNIPLSSVFISETSTDKVPNASPTAASASSDLYGAAVLDACQQIKARMEPIASRGTHNSFVELAQACYMERVDLSAHGFYATPDIGFDWIAGKGTPFHYFTYGAAFAEVEIDTLTGDFHTRTADIVMDLGFSINPAIDIGQVCTQRVKCFDIGQIEGAFIQGLGWVAMEELKWGDDNHKWIRPGHLFTCGPGSYKIPSLNDIPLNFKVSLLKGVPNPKVLHSSKAVGEPPFFLGSAVLFAIKDAIFAARAEEGYYDWFPLHNPATPERIRMACVDCITKKFANVYYRPKLSV